A section of the Desulfurobacteriaceae bacterium genome encodes:
- a CDS encoding RsmE family RNA methyltransferase, which produces MRRFKVDKVKGNVAYLRGQEARHVLKVLRLRKGDEIIIFDGEGKEYLAEIEAASPTSVKLNVLKELNINRDSHLKSILYMGLMNKLQKFELAIQKATELGVSEIVPVICKRSSNAQLIKNWENKLGRWNEIVINAAKQCGRNILPQINEPVRLPEIENKTELSFVLWEKGGKSLKDYESFNASSVSFIVGPEGGLDTEA; this is translated from the coding sequence ATGCGACGGTTTAAGGTCGATAAAGTTAAAGGTAACGTTGCTTATCTTCGCGGGCAGGAAGCCCGCCACGTTCTTAAAGTTTTAAGGTTAAGGAAAGGAGACGAAATAATAATCTTTGACGGAGAAGGAAAAGAGTACTTAGCTGAAATAGAAGCTGCCTCACCAACCTCTGTAAAACTTAACGTCCTTAAAGAATTGAACATCAATAGAGATAGCCATCTAAAATCTATCCTCTACATGGGACTTATGAATAAACTTCAAAAATTTGAACTTGCAATTCAAAAAGCAACAGAACTTGGAGTAAGTGAAATAGTTCCTGTAATATGTAAAAGGTCTTCAAATGCCCAGCTTATAAAGAACTGGGAGAACAAGTTAGGAAGGTGGAACGAAATAGTAATAAACGCTGCTAAGCAGTGTGGAAGGAACATACTGCCCCAGATAAATGAGCCCGTGAGACTTCCTGAGATAGAAAACAAAACGGAACTTTCTTTTGTTTTATGGGAAAAAGGTGGAAAAAGTTTAAAGGATTACGAATCTTTTAATGCTTCTTCTGTATCCTTCATTGTTGGTCCTGAAGGAGGACTTGATACTGAGGC